The following is a genomic window from Aquipuribacter hungaricus.
GGTGTCCGGCGGGCGCCCGGCCAGGCGGCCGAGGAGTTCGACGCCGGCCGGTCGCGGCTCCCGGTGGCCGAGGTCGTCGCGGGCGTCGCGCACCCGCCCGGGCCGGACGAGGTGAGCGCGATGGTCGACTCCGTGCTCCGGGGTGTCGGCGACGGCGACCTGGGGGTGACGTTCGAGCGGGCGGCCGCGTTCGCGCGCGTCTGCTCGGTCGGGCGCGCCGTCCTCGCCGACCGCGGCCAGGTCGACATCACGGCGCCCGCGGACCCGGTCGCTGACCTGGACGCCGAGCTCGACGCCGCCCGGCTCACCCGGTCCGCGTCGGCGCTGGTGCAGACCGCCGACGACCTCGAGGCCTGCGCCCGGCGGTGGCGGCACCACTCGCTCGACTGAGGGCGGCTGGTGCTGCCCGGGTGACTCTGCCCGAGCCGCCGTCCGGGGCCCGTCGACGGTGGCGGGCCCGGTTGGTGCGCCGGGGTGGTGCGGTGGCCGGAGGTGGGTGCCGGACCGGAAGCGCCTCACGGCGCGGGGCCGCTCGTAGCGGCTATTCATGGAGCCCGGGGCTTTCGCGGCCCGACACCCACGACCACCGTAACCGACATCCCGGTCATGGTGTTCCCCGGTGCAGGCCCTCACCCGCGTGCGCCGTGCCACACCGGGGCGGTGGTCCCGCCGGGTGGTCGGCGGTCGGTCAGCGGTCGGACAGCAGCGGCGCCGCCGGGTCCGGGAGCTGCCTGCCGGCCAGGTCCGCGCGCCTGCGCGCCATCCCGGACAGCGCCTCGAGCACGACGCGGTTGCCCAGGGCGGCGGTGATGTCGGCGTGGTCGTACGGCGGGCTGACCTCCACGACGTCGACGCCGACCACGGGCAGCTCACGGCAGATCCTGCGGACGGAGTCCAGCAGCTCCCGCGCGGTGATGCCGCCCGGCTCCGGCGTGCCCGTGCCGGGGGCGTGCGCGGGGTCCGCGACGTCGATGTCGACGGACAGGAACACCCCGTCGCAGCCGTCGGTGGCGATGGCGGAGGCCTCGTCGAGGCACGCGGTGAGCCCGCGCGCGACGACCTCGGTCATCTCGAAGGACCGCATCCGTTGCCCGGCCATCCACTCGAGGGTCTCCGGTCCCGGCCAGTAGCCGCGAAGCCCGACCTGGAGGAACCGGTCGCCGCGCAGGGCGCCGGACTCGATGAGGCGCCGCATCGGCTGGCCGTGGCCCCACAGCGACCCGAACTCGATGTCGCCGGTGTCGGCGTGGGCGTCGAAGTGCAGCATCGACACCCGGCCGTCGCCGTGGGCGTCGGCCGTCCCGCGGCCGGTCGCGTAGGTGATGGAGTGGTCGCCGCCGAGGACGACCGGCACCGCCCCCGTGGCGGCCACGGCCGCGACCGCCGTGCGCAGCCGCTGCAGCGCGGTCTCGATGTCGCCGGGGGGCATCTCGACGTCGCCGGCGTCGCGGACGTCGAGGTCCCGCAGCGCGTCGACCCGCAGCGCCAGGCTCGGCCGGGAGCCGTCGTGGGCGAGGTAGTC
Proteins encoded in this region:
- the speB gene encoding agmatinase — protein: MTQPRYGSQFGPDVTFLGVPACTWTDPASMAGADVVVLGAPFDGGTSHRPGTRFGPYAIRTTDYLAHDGSRPSLALRVDALRDLDVRDAGDVEMPPGDIETALQRLRTAVAAVAATGAVPVVLGGDHSITYATGRGTADAHGDGRVSMLHFDAHADTGDIEFGSLWGHGQPMRRLIESGALRGDRFLQVGLRGYWPGPETLEWMAGQRMRSFEMTEVVARGLTACLDEASAIATDGCDGVFLSVDIDVADPAHAPGTGTPEPGGITARELLDSVRRICRELPVVGVDVVEVSPPYDHADITAALGNRVVLEALSGMARRRADLAGRQLPDPAAPLLSDR